The genomic segment AGTTGCACTAATACGAGCAATCCTCATGTGATGATGATGGCAGGATTACTTGCTAAAAATGCAGTAGAAAAAGGGCTAAAAGTTCCAAGTTGGGTAAAAACGTCATTAGCACCTGGGTCTAAAGTTGTGACCTCTTATCTCGAAAAGGCTGGGCTTCTTCCTTATCTGGAAGACCTTGGTTTTAATGTGGTCGGTTATGGGTGTACGACGTGTATAGGTAATTCTGGTCCTCTTTTGACTGAAATGGAAACAAGTGTGATTACTGATGATTTAATCGTAGCAAGTGTTCTAAGTGGAAATCGAAATTTTGAGGGACGTATTCATCCACTTGTGAAAGCAAATTATTTAGCTAGTCCACCTTTGGTAGTAGCCTATGCACTAGCAGGTTCTGTAAGGAGAAATCTGACGGAAACTGCACTTGGGATTGCTGAGAATGGTGAAAAAGTCTATTTGAGAGACATCTTACCAACATTGGAAGAAGTCGAAGAGTTAGTGAGCAAATATGTTACTCGAGAGTTATATGCAGAGAGTTACGCTAAAATATTTGATGAAAATGAAGCATGGAATGAAATTAAAACGAATAAGAGTGAAGTTTATGATTGGAAAGCAGATTCGACGTATATTTCTAATCCACCCTATTTTACTCACTTAACGGCAGAACTTCCTTCTTTTACTCAACTTTTGGGACTTCGCGCATTAGCAAAATTTGGAGATTCTATTACCACAGACCATATCAGCCCAGCGGGAAATATTCCGCTAAAATCAGCTGCAGGAGCGTATTTGACCTCCGCAGGCTTGGCTTATAAGGATTTCAACAGTTTTGGTTCGAGACGAGGCAATGATAAAGTGATGACACGCGGTACTTTTGCCAATATTCGGATAAAAAATCAGCTTGTTGCTGGTGTTGAGGGAGGCTACTCTAAGTTTGACGGTGAAATTTTATCCATATACGATGTGGCGCAAAAATACAAAGAAGAAGGCACGGGGTTAATTGTACTTGCGGGCAAAGATTATGGGATGGGTTCTAGTCGTGACTGGGCAGCCAAAGGAACGAAATTACTTGGTGTTAAAGCGATTATTGCCGAAAGTTTTGAACGAATTCATCGGAGTAATCTTGTCATGATGGGCGTGTTGCCGCTCCAATATTTAGAAAATGAAAATGCGGAAACACTTGGATTGACAGGGCATGAAGTGTATCGTATTGAACTACCCCAACATCCAAAAATCCATGAACGAATTACAGTGCATGCAGATGACAAAACTTTTGAAGTAGTGTTACGTTTTGACTCTCAAGTTGACTCGGATTATTATGAGCATGATGGGATTATGCCTTATGTTATTCGCAAAAAATGATGGTAAGTTAATGAGGTAGAAGATGAAAATAGAAGTAAAAGATGGCAAGTTATCTGTTCCTGACGTACCAACGATTGGTTATATCAGAGGAGACGGCGTAGGTAGGGATATTTTTCCAGAGGCAAGACGAGTGTTTGATGCAGCTGTGGAAAAGGTTTTTACTGGAGAGAAGAAGATTGATTGGCAGAAATTACTGGCAGGAGGTGAAGCATTTGAGGTGACTGGGAAGTATCTTCCTGAGGAAACACTTGAACAGATTTCAAAAAATCTGATTGCTATCAAAGGCCCTTTGATGACTCCTGTGGGAGAAAGTTTTCGCTCAATCAATGTAACTTTGAGACAGAAGCTGGATTTGTACGCTTGTGTGCGTCCTGTTGAATATTTTTCTGGAATTATTGCTCCTGTGAAGGAACCAGAAAAAGTTAATATGACAATTTTCCGCGAGAATACAGAGGATATTTACGCAGGAATCGAGTTTGCATCTGACACATCTGAAGCAGAAAAGTTGATTTCATTCTTGTCAGAAGTATTAGGTGTTCGGGGCATTCGTTTTCCACAAACATCAGCGATTGGTGTAAAACCAGTCAGTCCCGACGGGACAAAACGCTTGGTACGCTCTGCCTTTGACTATGCCTTACAACATGATAAAAAGCGCGTGACGATTGTGCATAAAGGAAATATCATGAAGTTTACAGAGGGAGGATTTAGAAAATGGGCTTATGAAGTGGCTGCTGAATATCCAACTTTTACAAAACTGGAATATGATAAAATAAAAAAAGAACAGGGCGTTCAAAAGGCTGAAAAGGAAAAGTCCACTGCTCTTAAAGTGGGTAAAATTTATGTTGATGATGTGATTGCTGATAATTTTCTCCAACAGATTATTCTCAATCCGCAAAATTTTGATGTTATTGCGACACTTAACTTGAATGGCGATTATATCTCTGATGCGCTTGCCGCTCAGGTTGGAGGCATTGGGATTGCTCCTGGCGCCAATATTAATTATAAAACAGGACATGCCATCTTTGAAGCAACACATGGCACAGCCCCTGATATTGCGGGCTAAATCAAGCAAATCCGTCAAGTCTGATTTTATCAGGGGTGATGATGTTTGAATATATCGGTTGGCAAGAAGTTGCAGATTTGATAAAGTTAGCACTTTCAAAGGTTTTTCGGTCTGGGGCAGTTACTTCGGACTTGGGAGGAGAACTTTCGACGATGGAATTTGCTGACAGATTAGTTGATTTTATAAAAACAACATAAAAAAATTCTGTCAGTATACTGACAGAATTTTTTATACTTATTTTAATGAATTGTTTTCCATAATTTCATCAATGAAACCATAGTCTAAAGTTTCTTTGGCGTCCATCCAGTGGTCGCGTTCTGTATCTTTATGAATTTGCTCAATAGGTTTTCCTGAGTTTTCAGAGAGAATACGCTCTAGGCGGTCACGTGTCTTTTTAATACTGTCAGCAATAATTTGAATATCTGTTTGTTGAGTACCTTGTCCAGCACCACCCATTGGTTGGTGAATCAAATATTCTGCATTTGGCAACATGAAGCGTTTGCCTTTTGTACCACTTGATGCAATGATTGTTCCCATTGAAGCAGCCATACCCATGACGATGGTTTGAACATCAGATTTAATGAAATTCATTGTGTCAACA from the Lactococcus allomyrinae genome contains:
- the acnA gene encoding aconitate hydratase AcnA yields the protein MKDLTISDKNYQYYDISEIEDIDKLPYSLRLLLESLLRQKNDTSITQEHIQAVLDYLKGDTGKETVFLPSRVVLQDFTGVPAIVDLAAMRDAMVKLGKNPKLINPEIPVDLVIDHSVQVDVQGNERALLLNSKREFERNHERYEFLKWAEQSFDNFRVVPPATGIIHQVNIEYLSEVVCEKNGLLYPDSVFGTDSHTTMINGLGVLGWGVGGIEAEAVMLGEPSSLTTPEVVGVRLSGKLGIFATATDLALTITKILRDEKVVGKFVEFFGTGLENLSLADRATIANMAPEYGATCGYFPIDDETLKYLHATNRSDEVVSRVEHYTKANKLFYDNSYEPQYSKVIDVDLSKIATRLSGPSRPQDMLELADLLTNFETFAEKQRPLKEEDGKVAVAAITSCTNTSNPHVMMMAGLLAKNAVEKGLKVPSWVKTSLAPGSKVVTSYLEKAGLLPYLEDLGFNVVGYGCTTCIGNSGPLLTEMETSVITDDLIVASVLSGNRNFEGRIHPLVKANYLASPPLVVAYALAGSVRRNLTETALGIAENGEKVYLRDILPTLEEVEELVSKYVTRELYAESYAKIFDENEAWNEIKTNKSEVYDWKADSTYISNPPYFTHLTAELPSFTQLLGLRALAKFGDSITTDHISPAGNIPLKSAAGAYLTSAGLAYKDFNSFGSRRGNDKVMTRGTFANIRIKNQLVAGVEGGYSKFDGEILSIYDVAQKYKEEGTGLIVLAGKDYGMGSSRDWAAKGTKLLGVKAIIAESFERIHRSNLVMMGVLPLQYLENENAETLGLTGHEVYRIELPQHPKIHERITVHADDKTFEVVLRFDSQVDSDYYEHDGIMPYVIRKK
- a CDS encoding ATP-dependent Clp protease proteolytic subunit, with the protein product MGYLVPTVIEQSSRGERAYDIYSRLLKDRIIMLTGPVEDGMANSIIAQLLFLDAQDNTKDIYLYVNSPGGSVSAGLAIVDTMNFIKSDVQTIVMGMAASMGTIIASSGTKGKRFMLPNAEYLIHQPMGGAGQGTQQTDIQIIADSIKKTRDRLERILSENSGKPIEQIHKDTERDHWMDAKETLDYGFIDEIMENNSLK